In the genome of Pelobacter seleniigenes DSM 18267, one region contains:
- a CDS encoding ABC transporter permease, which produces MKLVIERREISSPLFRFSAPLVSIAIALFIAGFLLLAAHIDPFDAYREIIIEALGSMYGLSETLVKTTPLIFAGLGVSLAFRMQIWNIGAEGQIYLGAMGATWVALFSGIQNHWLMLIAMFCMAFLCGGLWAGVAGFLRARWRVNEVIVTLLMNYIAILWVDYLVYGPWKDPKGFNFPLTAQFSDPARLADYFNTRLHSGFFLALACALVLYLFMERTVWGYEIKVIGSNPKAAQYAGMSTGLTIFFVLFLSGAIAGLAGFSEVAGLQHRLQHGISPGYGYTAIIIAWLAKRSAIGVVIVSFLMGVLLVGGDSLQLLWQLPVAFVYAFQGLILFFLLASDFFIIYRLRLIKGTAHA; this is translated from the coding sequence ATGAAACTGGTTATCGAACGCCGCGAAATCTCATCGCCGTTGTTTCGCTTCAGCGCTCCGCTGGTCTCCATTGCCATCGCCTTGTTTATTGCCGGTTTCCTGCTGCTGGCGGCTCACATCGACCCTTTTGACGCCTACCGCGAAATTATCATTGAAGCCCTTGGCTCTATGTACGGGCTCTCGGAAACCCTGGTCAAAACCACGCCGTTGATTTTTGCCGGTCTCGGAGTCAGCCTGGCTTTTCGCATGCAGATCTGGAATATCGGCGCCGAGGGACAGATCTACCTCGGAGCGATGGGGGCAACCTGGGTGGCCCTGTTTTCCGGAATTCAGAACCATTGGCTGATGCTGATCGCCATGTTCTGCATGGCCTTTCTCTGCGGCGGCCTCTGGGCCGGAGTGGCCGGGTTCCTGCGTGCGCGCTGGCGGGTCAACGAAGTCATCGTCACTCTGCTGATGAACTATATCGCCATTCTCTGGGTCGATTATCTGGTGTACGGTCCCTGGAAAGATCCCAAGGGATTCAATTTTCCGCTCACCGCGCAGTTCAGCGATCCCGCCCGCCTGGCGGATTATTTCAATACCCGCCTGCACAGTGGCTTTTTCCTGGCGTTAGCCTGCGCGCTGGTCCTTTACCTGTTTATGGAAAGAACCGTGTGGGGGTATGAAATCAAGGTCATCGGCAGCAACCCGAAGGCCGCCCAATATGCCGGTATGAGCACCGGGCTTACCATCTTTTTCGTCCTGTTTCTCAGCGGCGCCATCGCCGGGCTGGCCGGTTTCAGCGAAGTCGCCGGCCTGCAGCACCGCCTGCAGCACGGCATTTCTCCCGGCTACGGCTATACCGCGATCATCATCGCCTGGCTGGCCAAACGCAGTGCGATCGGGGTGGTGATCGTCTCTTTCCTGATGGGGGTTCTGCTGGTCGGCGGGGACAGCCTGCAACTGCTCTGGCAGCTCCCGGTGGCTTTTGTTTATGCCTTTCAGGGGCTGATCCTGTTTTTTCTGCTCGCCTCTGATTTCTTTATCATTTATCGACTGAGGCTGATCAAGGGGACCGCCCATGCTTGA
- a CDS encoding M23 family metallopeptidase, with product MKSLKKLLILLVVIGLIGAVVFYFRDTTEPQLTLTPNSGPISNKSKLLLSLTDAGSGLKDLQVTMVQKNNRMPLLEQSFPVSTETTDIELDLGKVKLEEGDFQIEVRATDSAIYHFGKGNQASKTFSLTYDSRPPIISILSKAHNFSRGGSGLVVFSVNEEVTQPGIQFGDLFFPAFRQPSGHYACLFAYPYFMAEKDFVPRVVAQDLAGNERQTGIYYRAKYKRFRDRDIKISKSFLDMKTPELEPLAPNAKTPIDIFLYVNREVRKANRAKMAELSKDTSPTPLWKDSFLRQPMAATLAQFADHRTYYYEGKKVDEAYHLGYDLASVAQAEIEAANDGKVVWAEYLGIYGLCVVIDHGLGMQTLYAHMSQLDVHPGDLVSRGQIIGRSGATGMAGGDHLHFGVFVSGIPVQPVEWWDQHWLTDNIDSKLQL from the coding sequence TTGAAGTCTTTGAAAAAACTGTTGATCCTGCTTGTCGTCATCGGCCTGATCGGTGCCGTCGTTTTTTATTTCCGCGACACCACGGAACCCCAATTGACCCTGACCCCGAACAGCGGGCCGATTTCCAATAAATCGAAGCTGTTGCTGTCACTCACCGACGCCGGAAGCGGCCTCAAGGACCTGCAGGTGACCATGGTCCAGAAAAACAACCGCATGCCGCTGCTGGAGCAAAGCTTTCCCGTGAGCACCGAAACAACGGATATCGAGTTGGATCTTGGCAAGGTTAAACTGGAGGAAGGCGATTTCCAGATCGAAGTTCGGGCCACGGACAGCGCTATTTATCATTTCGGCAAGGGCAACCAGGCCAGCAAGACATTTTCTTTGACCTATGACAGCCGTCCGCCGATCATTTCAATTCTCAGCAAAGCACATAATTTCTCCCGCGGCGGCAGCGGACTGGTAGTCTTTTCCGTCAACGAAGAGGTCACACAGCCCGGCATTCAGTTCGGCGATTTGTTCTTCCCGGCCTTTCGTCAGCCGTCAGGACACTATGCCTGCCTGTTCGCCTACCCCTATTTCATGGCGGAAAAAGATTTTGTGCCCCGTGTGGTCGCACAGGACCTGGCCGGCAACGAACGCCAGACCGGCATCTATTATCGCGCCAAATATAAAAGATTTCGCGATCGCGATATCAAGATCTCAAAATCATTCCTGGACATGAAGACCCCGGAACTCGAACCTCTGGCACCGAACGCGAAGACCCCCATCGACATCTTCCTCTACGTCAACCGGGAGGTTCGCAAGGCAAACCGTGCCAAGATGGCCGAACTGAGCAAAGACACCTCGCCGACGCCGCTTTGGAAAGACAGCTTCCTGCGGCAGCCGATGGCAGCCACCCTGGCTCAGTTTGCCGATCACCGGACCTATTATTACGAGGGGAAAAAAGTGGATGAAGCCTATCACCTCGGCTATGACCTGGCCTCGGTTGCCCAGGCCGAAATCGAGGCCGCCAACGACGGCAAAGTGGTGTGGGCGGAATACCTGGGCATTTACGGACTCTGCGTGGTGATTGATCACGGCCTTGGTATGCAGACCCTGTATGCGCACATGAGCCAGCTCGATGTTCACCCCGGTGACCTGGTCAGCCGCGGCCAGATTATCGGCCGCAGCGGCGCGACCGGCATGGCCGGTGGTGATCATCTGCATTTTGGAGTGTTTGTGTCGGGAATCCCGGTACAACCGGTGGAATGGTGGGATCAGCACTGGCTCACCGACAATATCGACAGCAAATTGCAGTTATGA
- a CDS encoding DUF2529 family protein: MTAAETLLDRIHREGAVNGEIVKVDRFLNHMVDPQLIQVLGQELAGRFKNAEVTVVLTAETSGIMLAQAVATELGVPFIYAKKKRPITMTEYYAAASYSFTKQQSTTLYVSKEIFSSKDRVLFVDDFFAKGSTLKAIEEIVTQAQTTLVGKAVIINKSKRRDIEAILTLEDLLA; encoded by the coding sequence ATGACTGCCGCTGAAACACTATTGGATAGAATTCACCGCGAAGGAGCGGTCAACGGCGAAATCGTCAAAGTCGACCGCTTTCTCAACCACATGGTCGATCCCCAACTGATTCAGGTGCTCGGCCAGGAACTGGCCGGCCGTTTTAAGAATGCCGAAGTCACGGTTGTCCTGACCGCAGAGACCAGTGGAATCATGCTCGCCCAGGCGGTCGCCACGGAGCTCGGCGTCCCGTTTATTTACGCCAAGAAGAAACGGCCCATCACCATGACCGAGTATTACGCCGCGGCCAGCTATTCGTTCACCAAGCAGCAATCGACCACCCTGTATGTGTCAAAGGAAATTTTCAGCAGTAAGGATCGGGTCTTGTTTGTCGATGATTTTTTTGCCAAAGGATCGACCCTCAAGGCGATTGAAGAGATTGTCACCCAGGCGCAGACGACCTTGGTGGGTAAAGCGGTCATTATCAACAAGTCGAAGCGCCGTGATATCGAAGCGATCCTGACCCTTGAGGATCTGCTGGCATAG
- the lpdA gene encoding dihydrolipoyl dehydrogenase produces the protein MSDKTYDLIVIGAGPGGYVAAIRAAQLGFTVAVIEKRATLGGVCLNEGCIPSKALLESSEHFARTRHEFAEHGIEVGEVSLNLAQLMARKQGIIDKLTGGIEGLFKKHKIDRITGTAELQPASQSSKTVKIISAEGTNTIAAKTILLATGSAAFELPHLPFDGTDVINARDALSLTEVPKHLLVVGGGVIGLEMGSVWSRLGAKVTVVEMLPQILPATDPQIAQTLQRSLKKQGIEILLKTKLEKMEKTADGLIATVSGAKGEQQIKCDKILVATGRRAQTEGLGLENVGLVPNKQGQLEVDADFQTKVAGIYAIGDLVPGPMLAHKASEEGVVFAERLAGQKSTVHYNTVPAVTYTWPEVATVGSSETELKENKVDYRSGKFFFAANGRALCTGMSEGFVKVLATPDSGRILGVHIIGPSASELIAEAATVISFSGSIHDLAVTCHAHPTLAEAIKEAALAVNKEAIHG, from the coding sequence ATGTCTGACAAGACTTATGATCTGATCGTTATCGGCGCAGGCCCCGGCGGCTATGTCGCCGCGATCCGCGCCGCCCAGCTCGGGTTTACTGTCGCGGTGATCGAAAAACGCGCGACCTTAGGCGGAGTTTGCCTCAACGAAGGGTGTATCCCGAGCAAGGCGCTGCTCGAATCGAGCGAACATTTTGCCCGCACCAGACATGAATTTGCCGAACACGGCATCGAAGTCGGCGAAGTCAGTCTGAACCTGGCCCAGCTGATGGCCCGCAAACAGGGGATCATCGACAAGCTGACCGGCGGCATTGAAGGGCTGTTCAAGAAACATAAAATTGACCGGATCACCGGAACTGCGGAACTGCAACCGGCCAGCCAGTCAAGCAAGACAGTCAAGATCATCTCCGCCGAAGGGACCAACACAATAGCGGCCAAAACCATCCTGCTGGCGACCGGCAGTGCGGCATTCGAGCTGCCCCACCTGCCTTTTGATGGAACCGATGTCATCAACGCCCGCGATGCGCTGAGCCTGACCGAGGTGCCCAAACATCTGCTCGTGGTCGGTGGCGGCGTCATCGGTCTGGAGATGGGTTCGGTCTGGAGCCGGCTGGGTGCCAAAGTCACTGTCGTGGAGATGCTGCCGCAGATCCTCCCCGCCACCGATCCGCAAATCGCCCAGACCCTGCAACGCAGCCTGAAAAAACAGGGTATCGAGATCCTGCTGAAGACCAAGCTGGAAAAAATGGAAAAAACCGCCGACGGCCTGATCGCCACGGTCTCCGGCGCCAAAGGGGAACAGCAGATCAAGTGCGACAAGATCCTGGTTGCCACCGGGCGGCGCGCCCAAACCGAAGGGCTCGGCCTGGAGAATGTCGGCCTGGTCCCGAACAAGCAGGGCCAACTCGAGGTCGACGCGGATTTTCAAACCAAGGTCGCAGGAATCTACGCCATCGGCGACCTGGTTCCGGGCCCGATGCTGGCCCACAAAGCCAGTGAGGAAGGGGTCGTTTTTGCGGAGCGTCTGGCCGGGCAGAAATCGACGGTTCACTACAACACCGTTCCGGCAGTCACCTATACCTGGCCCGAGGTGGCCACCGTGGGAAGCAGTGAAACGGAGCTCAAAGAGAACAAAGTCGACTACCGGTCCGGCAAGTTTTTCTTCGCCGCCAATGGCCGTGCCCTGTGCACCGGTATGAGCGAAGGTTTTGTCAAGGTCCTGGCGACTCCCGACAGTGGCCGGATCCTCGGCGTGCATATTATCGGGCCGAGCGCTTCGGAACTCATCGCCGAAGCAGCGACGGTGATTTCCTTTTCCGGCAGTATCCATGACCTGGCCGTAACCTGCCACGCCCACCCCACCCTTGCCGAAGCCATCAAAGAAGCTGCCCTGGCAGTCAACAAAGAGGCAATTCACGGCTGA
- a CDS encoding ABC transporter ATP-binding protein translates to MLEIQNIRKTFPGVVALDDVSFGVAAGEIHTLLGENGAGKSTLMNVLTGLYHPDRGRISLAGQNVHFTSPRDSLAHGIGMVHQHFMLVPAHSVFENILLALDRVPNFYNRKQFKDKISRVIAEFNLDLDLDSPVWKLSIGAQQWIELIKLLMRDCRLLILDEPTAVLTPQEATRLFEVLNRLKGQGKSIIFISHKMREVMEISDRVTILKKGRSVATLERGNFDENRLASLMIGQDKVPEWQKNEQVSEKTALSIQDLCVHNDRGTIDLDAFNLELKEGEILGIAGVAGNGQKTLAEVLTGLKNASRGRILAGDEDITNSNARYSYIAGIAHIPEDRKAIGIAPDMSVDENLIMKSFKKGPFRNWIFQDRKAIRRNAMEKIEQFAIKTGPDGTPVRYLSGGNIQKVIIARELSEQPRVLVALYPTRGLDIGSAEYVHKVIADAATHGMSTILIAEDLDELLKLSDRIAVMFRGQLIGYVDPRTTTREEIGLMMSGERQEQPQ, encoded by the coding sequence TTGCTAGAGATACAAAATATCCGCAAGACATTCCCCGGAGTGGTTGCCCTTGACGACGTCTCTTTCGGCGTCGCGGCAGGCGAAATCCATACCTTACTGGGCGAAAACGGCGCCGGCAAGAGCACCCTGATGAATGTGTTGACCGGGTTGTATCACCCGGATCGGGGCAGGATCAGCCTGGCCGGCCAAAACGTTCACTTTACCAGTCCGCGGGACTCCCTGGCCCATGGCATCGGCATGGTTCATCAACATTTCATGCTGGTTCCCGCTCATTCGGTTTTTGAAAACATTCTTCTGGCCCTGGACCGGGTGCCTAATTTTTATAACCGGAAACAGTTTAAGGACAAGATCAGTCGAGTCATCGCTGAATTCAATCTGGATCTGGATCTGGACAGCCCGGTCTGGAAGCTGTCCATCGGCGCGCAGCAGTGGATCGAACTGATCAAACTGCTGATGAGAGACTGTCGCCTGTTGATCCTTGATGAACCGACCGCGGTGTTGACCCCGCAGGAAGCGACCCGACTGTTCGAAGTTTTGAACCGGCTCAAAGGCCAGGGGAAGAGCATCATTTTCATCTCCCACAAGATGCGCGAGGTCATGGAAATCTCGGACCGGGTTACCATCCTTAAAAAAGGCCGCAGTGTTGCCACCCTGGAACGGGGCAATTTTGACGAAAACCGCCTGGCTTCGTTGATGATCGGTCAGGACAAGGTGCCGGAATGGCAGAAGAACGAGCAGGTCTCGGAAAAAACCGCCCTGTCGATTCAGGACCTGTGCGTACACAATGACCGGGGGACCATCGACCTGGATGCCTTTAACCTGGAATTGAAAGAGGGCGAGATTCTCGGCATCGCCGGGGTTGCCGGCAACGGCCAGAAAACCCTGGCCGAAGTCCTGACTGGGTTGAAAAATGCCAGCCGGGGCAGAATCCTGGCCGGGGATGAAGATATTACCAACAGCAACGCCCGTTATTCCTATATCGCCGGCATTGCCCATATCCCCGAAGATCGCAAGGCCATCGGTATCGCTCCGGACATGAGCGTCGATGAAAACCTGATCATGAAAAGCTTTAAAAAAGGCCCCTTCCGCAACTGGATTTTCCAGGACCGCAAGGCTATCCGGCGCAACGCCATGGAAAAGATCGAACAGTTCGCCATCAAAACCGGCCCCGACGGGACCCCGGTTCGTTATCTGTCCGGCGGCAATATTCAAAAAGTCATTATCGCCCGGGAACTCTCGGAACAGCCCAGGGTTCTCGTGGCCCTCTACCCGACCCGGGGGCTGGATATCGGCAGCGCAGAATATGTCCACAAGGTGATCGCCGATGCCGCAACCCACGGGATGAGCACGATTTTAATTGCCGAAGACCTGGATGAGCTGCTCAAACTCAGCGACCGTATTGCGGTCATGTTCCGTGGCCAGCTGATCGGCTATGTCGATCCGCGGACCACCACCCGGGAAGAGATCGGGTTGATGATGAGCGGTGAAAGACAGGAGCAACCACAATGA
- a CDS encoding archease → MPWEHFYHTADVGIRGIGSSLAEAFAEAAVALIAVITDPACVEAKTAIELTLTAEDPELLLYEWLNALIFEMAVRKLLLGSFQLTIEGNRLTARVAGEPVDPARHHPRVEVKGATLTALQVRRRKNGTWLAQCVVDV, encoded by the coding sequence ATGCCTTGGGAGCATTTCTATCACACCGCCGATGTCGGTATCCGTGGCATCGGCTCCTCCCTCGCTGAAGCCTTTGCTGAAGCCGCAGTCGCTCTGATCGCCGTGATCACCGATCCCGCCTGCGTCGAAGCAAAGACCGCTATCGAACTGACCCTGACCGCGGAAGATCCCGAACTGCTGCTTTATGAATGGCTGAATGCCCTGATCTTTGAAATGGCGGTCCGCAAACTGCTGCTAGGGAGCTTCCAGCTTACTATTGAGGGGAACCGGCTGACTGCAAGAGTCGCCGGAGAACCGGTTGATCCGGCGCGCCATCACCCACGGGTGGAGGTCAAAGGAGCGACTCTGACCGCCTTGCAGGTCCGCCGCAGGAAAAACGGCACCTGGCTGGCCCAGTGCGTGGTCGACGTTTAG
- a CDS encoding ABC transporter permease, whose protein sequence is MLEILLDATVRAGTPILFATLGAIINERAGIINLGIEGLMLIGALAGFSGTYLSGSLLVGVLAAFCATFIAGSIHALITVQLRGNQIVSGLALTMFGIGITALFGKQMVGQTIVGFERVPIPGLQHIPVIGKAFFNQDMLIYFSFLLVFAIWYFFYRTRWGLALRTIGENPAAADTCGLSVCKYRFLAVTIGSGLVGIGGAYLSLASTPMWIENMSAGRGWIAVALVIFAGWSSPRALVGAYLFGGITAMQLRFQAMGTTISAHILQMLPYFFTIVVLVISTLRLQKGASQQPESLGLPYDREDRK, encoded by the coding sequence ATGCTTGAGATCCTGCTTGACGCAACCGTTCGCGCCGGCACACCGATCCTGTTTGCCACCCTCGGCGCAATTATCAACGAACGCGCCGGCATCATCAACCTGGGCATTGAAGGTTTAATGCTGATTGGTGCCCTGGCCGGATTTTCCGGCACCTACCTGAGTGGTTCCCTGCTGGTTGGCGTTCTGGCTGCCTTCTGCGCCACCTTCATTGCCGGCAGCATCCATGCCCTGATCACGGTGCAATTGCGTGGTAACCAGATCGTCAGCGGGCTGGCCCTGACCATGTTCGGCATCGGCATCACTGCCCTGTTCGGTAAGCAGATGGTCGGTCAGACCATCGTTGGCTTCGAGCGGGTGCCGATTCCCGGCCTGCAACATATTCCGGTCATCGGCAAAGCCTTCTTCAATCAGGACATGCTGATCTACTTCAGTTTCCTGCTGGTCTTCGCCATCTGGTATTTTTTTTATCGCACCCGCTGGGGGCTGGCTTTGCGCACCATTGGGGAAAACCCGGCGGCAGCCGATACCTGTGGGCTGTCGGTCTGTAAATATCGCTTTTTGGCGGTTACCATCGGTTCCGGACTGGTCGGGATTGGCGGCGCGTACCTGAGCCTGGCCAGCACCCCCATGTGGATTGAAAACATGTCTGCCGGCCGCGGCTGGATTGCCGTCGCCCTGGTCATATTTGCCGGCTGGTCGAGCCCGCGGGCGCTGGTCGGGGCCTATCTGTTCGGCGGCATTACCGCCATGCAACTACGCTTCCAGGCCATGGGAACCACCATCAGTGCCCATATTCTGCAAATGTTGCCCTATTTTTTCACCATTGTTGTCTTGGTAATTTCAACCCTGCGCCTGCAAAAAGGCGCCAGCCAGCAGCCCGAAAGTCTCGGCCTGCCTTATGACCGGGAGGACCGGAAATGA
- a CDS encoding BMP family ABC transporter substrate-binding protein — protein MKNAAMSLLIALALCFSTQAFALKPVKEIKAGFIYVGPVGDAGWTYAHDQGRKEMEKLPYVKPSTYIESVPEGAEATRVINGLVRKGNNLIFTTSFGYMDATIDVAKRNPDVVFMHCSGYKTAPNVGTYFGRMYEPRYLSGIVAGEMSKSNIIGYVAAFPIPEVIRGINAFTLGVRSVNPKAEVRVVWTQTWFDPGVERDAADSLLDVGADVLTMHQDAPATLQAAEARGAYVIGYDTDMRSFAPTAFLTAPIWKWGALYTKIAEEVHNGTWKSEQIWWGMKEDLVGLAEFSDKVPAKTRADVAAKQAEIVAGTFHPFAGPIKDQDGKVIVAAGATPSDGELLGMNYFVEGVQGTIPK, from the coding sequence ATGAAAAATGCTGCCATGTCGCTCCTGATCGCTCTGGCTTTATGCTTCTCCACGCAAGCGTTTGCCCTTAAACCGGTCAAGGAAATCAAAGCCGGCTTTATCTATGTCGGCCCGGTCGGCGATGCCGGTTGGACCTATGCCCATGACCAGGGACGCAAAGAGATGGAAAAACTTCCCTATGTCAAACCTTCGACCTACATCGAGTCGGTCCCGGAAGGCGCTGAGGCGACTCGCGTCATCAACGGTCTGGTCCGCAAAGGCAACAACCTGATCTTCACCACCAGTTTCGGTTATATGGATGCCACCATTGACGTGGCAAAACGCAATCCTGATGTGGTGTTCATGCACTGTTCCGGGTACAAAACCGCCCCCAATGTCGGCACCTACTTCGGCCGCATGTACGAACCACGTTATCTGTCCGGAATCGTGGCTGGCGAGATGAGCAAATCAAATATCATCGGTTACGTTGCCGCATTCCCCATCCCCGAAGTCATTCGCGGAATCAACGCCTTTACTCTGGGCGTCCGCAGCGTCAATCCCAAAGCCGAAGTCCGCGTGGTCTGGACCCAGACCTGGTTCGATCCAGGCGTGGAACGTGACGCCGCCGACAGCCTGCTCGACGTCGGGGCCGATGTCCTCACCATGCACCAGGATGCACCGGCGACCCTGCAGGCCGCCGAAGCTCGTGGCGCTTACGTGATCGGTTACGATACCGATATGCGCAGCTTCGCCCCCACCGCTTTCCTGACCGCCCCGATCTGGAAGTGGGGTGCCCTCTACACCAAAATCGCCGAAGAGGTCCATAACGGCACCTGGAAATCGGAGCAGATCTGGTGGGGAATGAAAGAAGACTTGGTCGGCCTGGCCGAGTTCAGCGATAAAGTGCCGGCTAAAACCCGGGCCGACGTTGCAGCCAAACAAGCCGAAATTGTCGCCGGAACCTTCCATCCCTTCGCCGGACCAATCAAAGACCAGGACGGTAAAGTTATCGTCGCCGCAGGGGCAACCCCGAGTGACGGTGAACTGCTCGGCATGAATTACTTTGTCGAAGGCGTCCAGGGCACCATCCCCAAATAA
- the odhB gene encoding 2-oxoglutarate dehydrogenase complex dihydrolipoyllysine-residue succinyltransferase has protein sequence MDIIVPQVGESIVEAEIGEWFKKNGEFVEKDDLLMELETEKVNVELNAEVSGKLTILVEAGETVEIGAVIGRIDESAAQPDSSDEAQPEPPANSAEQEKTPPPAAPAEEGKPEPTTAQATPMNPAVKKIAAERGIDLSQVKGSGRDGRILVDDLPEQSPKTEQVAPKPAEEKAPQQPAPAPAKAAADRIKRVPMSQLRKKVAEHLMKAKQETAMLTTFNEADMSRVIQLRKDYKEAFQKKYGCSLGFMSFFVKACAEALKEHPEVNASIDGNDIVYHNYYDIGIAVGSKRGLVVPVVRDTDSLDFHEIETIIRDFAERANSGKLTLDELQGGTFTITNGGVYGSVLSTPLLNPPQSAILGMHGIQDRPVVRDGEIVIRPIMNLALSYDHRIIDGQQAVTFLKQVKTYIDNPETLLLKV, from the coding sequence ATGGATATCATTGTTCCCCAGGTAGGCGAATCGATCGTTGAAGCGGAAATTGGCGAATGGTTCAAGAAAAACGGCGAGTTCGTTGAAAAAGACGATTTGCTCATGGAACTGGAGACCGAGAAGGTCAACGTCGAGTTGAATGCCGAAGTGTCCGGCAAGCTGACCATCCTGGTCGAAGCCGGAGAGACCGTTGAAATCGGGGCGGTCATCGGTCGCATAGATGAGTCAGCGGCCCAACCGGACAGCAGCGATGAGGCCCAGCCGGAACCGCCAGCGAACTCCGCCGAGCAGGAAAAAACCCCACCACCAGCTGCGCCAGCAGAAGAGGGAAAACCAGAACCGACAACCGCCCAGGCCACACCGATGAACCCGGCGGTCAAAAAGATCGCCGCGGAGCGCGGCATCGATCTGTCCCAGGTGAAAGGGAGCGGTCGCGACGGCCGGATTCTGGTCGATGACCTGCCGGAGCAGTCCCCCAAAACGGAACAGGTTGCCCCTAAACCGGCAGAAGAAAAAGCCCCCCAGCAACCCGCACCTGCCCCGGCGAAAGCCGCCGCCGACCGGATTAAACGGGTCCCCATGTCCCAGCTGCGCAAAAAGGTGGCGGAACACCTGATGAAGGCCAAGCAGGAAACCGCCATGCTGACCACCTTCAATGAGGCCGACATGAGTCGGGTGATCCAGCTGCGCAAAGACTACAAAGAAGCATTCCAAAAAAAATACGGCTGTTCCCTCGGCTTCATGTCCTTTTTCGTCAAAGCCTGTGCCGAGGCCCTGAAAGAGCATCCGGAAGTCAATGCCAGCATCGACGGCAACGATATCGTCTATCACAACTATTACGATATCGGCATTGCCGTCGGCAGTAAACGCGGCCTGGTGGTTCCGGTCGTTCGCGACACCGACAGCCTCGACTTCCACGAGATTGAAACCATCATCCGTGACTTTGCCGAACGGGCCAATTCCGGCAAGCTGACCCTCGATGAGCTGCAGGGCGGCACCTTTACCATCACCAATGGCGGCGTGTATGGCTCGGTCCTCTCGACACCGCTGCTTAATCCGCCACAGAGCGCGATCCTCGGCATGCACGGAATCCAGGATCGCCCCGTGGTCCGTGATGGAGAGATTGTCATCCGCCCGATCATGAATCTGGCCTTGAGCTACGATCACCGCATCATTGACGGGCAACAGGCGGTCACCTTTCTCAAACAGGTCAAAACCTACATTGACAACCCGGAAACCCTGTTGCTGAAAGTCTGA
- a CDS encoding P-loop NTPase, with amino-acid sequence MSKFMDRTTSLRRHQPQQIPLTARGIDAVQQVIAVTGKGGVGKSTLAVNLATALAQAGHKVGLLDADLTGVSIPLMLGLEQLEEQTIKRGLPVSSCGISVMSASLLDQAGQEFVSAEAGTGQLLYWLLDRIHWGELDYLLIDLPAGSDEPLLSLARLHPVTNLLPVTTPQKISLANVRHSLDLCRQVNLKVLGLVENMSYFMCEHRTNPIEIFGIFSAGGGQKFSEEYHLPLLATIPIEMAIGQAAETGIPVTIAAPESPAAAIFRQLADSLAASLPVRPEIKSEIP; translated from the coding sequence ATGAGCAAGTTTATGGACCGCACCACTTCGCTACGACGGCACCAACCGCAGCAGATTCCGCTCACTGCCCGCGGTATAGACGCAGTGCAGCAGGTTATCGCCGTGACCGGAAAAGGGGGCGTCGGCAAGAGTACGCTGGCGGTCAATCTGGCCACGGCGCTGGCTCAGGCGGGACATAAAGTCGGTCTGCTCGACGCTGATCTGACCGGAGTCAGCATTCCGCTGATGCTCGGCCTGGAGCAGTTGGAAGAGCAGACCATCAAAAGAGGTTTGCCGGTCAGCAGCTGCGGCATTTCGGTGATGTCGGCAAGCCTGCTTGATCAAGCGGGGCAGGAATTCGTATCTGCCGAGGCTGGCACAGGCCAACTCCTCTACTGGCTGCTCGATCGGATTCATTGGGGCGAGCTGGACTATCTGCTCATCGATCTCCCGGCCGGCTCGGATGAGCCTCTGCTCAGTCTGGCCCGGCTCCACCCGGTGACCAACCTGCTGCCGGTGACCACTCCGCAGAAAATCTCCCTGGCCAACGTCAGACACAGTCTTGACCTGTGCCGGCAAGTTAACCTGAAAGTTCTCGGTCTGGTGGAGAACATGTCCTATTTCATGTGCGAACACCGCACCAACCCCATTGAAATCTTCGGCATTTTCAGTGCCGGTGGCGGACAGAAATTCAGTGAGGAATATCACCTGCCGCTGCTCGCGACCATCCCTATCGAAATGGCCATTGGCCAGGCCGCGGAAACCGGCATCCCGGTCACCATTGCAGCGCCGGAGTCACCGGCCGCTGCCATTTTCCGGCAACTCGCGGACAGCCTGGCTGCGAGCCTGCCGGTACGCCCGGAAATCAAAAGCGAAATCCCATGA